Proteins co-encoded in one Papaver somniferum cultivar HN1 chromosome 5, ASM357369v1, whole genome shotgun sequence genomic window:
- the LOC113280619 gene encoding uncharacterized protein LOC113280619, whose product MDPIRPEFELLDSAGLEYQCWVADVETTFVAKDFTSTIKPSADAAPVTEKDKSNALMFLKRHIDPNLRWGYHYLKTPKELWDALDSRFGNIHDSLIPQLNVLWNEIRFLDYVKVNDFRKDMLQIQERMDFCGKKLTDEEMIQKTLSTFPTSSMILANQYRLEVDNKRITTFSRLISLLQVAERHNEILVNNNARAVGKKKVPEASHGKVNKGKGPKGKRARHSDSDPYPRGDDTSRGRGRKGHNRGRGKNGHSNVWHREGTSGHSGSDPKFEKTPMNPATKKAADGSAPCFKCGFTGHWYKH is encoded by the coding sequence ATGGACCCAATTCGACCGGAATTCGAACTTTTGGACTCAGCAGGACTTGAGTACCAGTGTTGGGTCGCTGATGTGGAAACTACCTTCGTTGCAAAGGATTTCACCTCCACTATCAAGCCATCTGCCGACGCTGCTCCGGTAACTGAGAAAGACAAATCTAATGCTCTCATGTTCCTCAAGAGACATATCGATCCTAACCTGCGATGGGGTTATCATTACTTGAAGACACCAAAAGAGCTATGGGATGCTCTCGATAGCCGGTTTGGTAACATTCACGATTCCTTAATACCACAATTGAACGTCTTATGGAATGAAATCCGGTTTCTCGATTATGTAAAAGTGAATGATTTCCGAAAAGACATGCTGCAAATTCAGGAACGTATGGACTTTTGTGGAAAGAAACTTACTGATGAGGAAATGATTCAGAAAACCCTATCAACCTTTCCTACCTCTTCCATGATACTAGCAAACCAGTATCGTTTAGAGGTAGATAACAAAAGAATCACCACATTCAGTAGGTTGATAAGCTTACTGCAAGTAGCCGAAAGGCACAATGAGATTCTTGTCAACAACAATGCCAGAGCTGTCGGTAAAAAGAAAGTTCCCGAAGCCAGTCATGGCAAGGTCAACAAAGGGAAGGGCCCCAAAGGAAAGAGGGCTCGACATTCTGATTCAGATCCATATCCACGTGGAGACGACACCTCTCGTGGAAGAGGACGTAAGGGACATAATCGAGGTCGAGGGAAAAATGGTCATTCTAATGTTTGGCATAGAGAAGGAACTTCTGGCCATAGTGGTAGCGATCCTAAGTTCGAGAAAACCCCTATGAATCCCGCCACTAAAAAGGCTGCAGATGGAAGTGCGCCTTGTTTTAAGTGTGGATTCACCGGACATTGGTACAAGCATTGA